Within the Staphylococcus argenteus genome, the region AAGTATATTTTAAACTACACAAACTATTTTAATAATCACTGAACAAATTGGTGTATATTTATTAGAAATAATGTAGAATAAAAATAAATGATTGAATTAATTGGAGTGAAAGTTTTGGACGTTATCAAGCAAATACAACAGGCAATTGTTTATATTGAAGATCGATTATTAGAGCCTTTCAATTTGCAAGAATTAAGTGATTACGTTGGTCTTTCGCCATACCATCTTGATCAATCATTTAAAATGATTGTCGGCTTATCTCCAGAAGCTTATGCACGAGCACGCAAAATGACGCTCGCAGCAAATGATGTGATTCATGGCGCAACACGACTCGTTGATATCGCTAAGAAATATCACTATGCAAACTCAAATGATTTCGCTAATGATTTTAGTGATTTTCATGGCGTTTCACCTATTCAAGCTTCTACTAAAAAAGATGAATTACAAATTCAAGAGCGATTATATATCAAGTTATCAACTACTGAGAGAGCACCCTATCCATATAGATTAGAAGAGACAGATGATATTTCATTGGTTGGATATGCAAGATTTATAGACACTAAGTATTTGTCACATCC harbors:
- a CDS encoding AraC family transcriptional regulator; protein product: MDVIKQIQQAIVYIEDRLLEPFNLQELSDYVGLSPYHLDQSFKMIVGLSPEAYARARKMTLAANDVIHGATRLVDIAKKYHYANSNDFANDFSDFHGVSPIQASTKKDELQIQERLYIKLSTTERAPYPYRLEETDDISLVGYARFIDTKYLSHPFNVPDFLEDLLIDGKIKELRRYNDVSPFELFVISCPLENGLEIFVGVPSERYPAHLESRFLPGKHCAKFNLQGEIDYATNEAWYYIESSLQLTLPYERNDLYVEVYPLDISFNDPFTKIQLWIPVKQSPYDED